A window of Streptomyces caniferus contains these coding sequences:
- a CDS encoding SIS domain-containing protein — MAESDRSDRLAGEYFDAAIDLLRQVRDEEGDRITAAGRLIADTVAAGGRVFSFGAGHSSLPAQDTVYRAGGLAIMNLLSVPGVVGVDVRPATLGSALERVDGLAGAVLDTSPLEAGDVLVIISLSGRNSLPVEMAMNARALGIKVIGVTSVAYADATTSRHASGGFLKDHCDLVLDSRIPVGDAELTMPGIDAPFAPASTVVTSTIMQAVVATAAGALAERGIDPPLLRSGNVDGGHDWNARVMSEYADRIFYRQ, encoded by the coding sequence ATGGCTGAGAGCGACCGGAGCGACCGGCTGGCCGGGGAGTACTTCGACGCCGCGATCGATCTGCTGCGACAGGTCCGCGACGAAGAGGGCGACCGGATCACCGCGGCCGGGCGGCTGATCGCGGACACCGTCGCGGCGGGCGGCCGGGTCTTCTCCTTCGGCGCCGGGCACTCCTCGCTCCCCGCCCAGGACACGGTCTACCGTGCGGGCGGCCTGGCGATCATGAATCTGCTGTCCGTCCCGGGCGTGGTCGGCGTGGACGTACGGCCCGCGACCCTCGGCAGCGCCCTGGAGCGGGTCGACGGGCTGGCCGGGGCCGTCCTGGACACCAGCCCGCTGGAGGCGGGCGATGTGCTGGTGATCATCTCGCTCTCCGGGCGGAACTCGCTGCCCGTCGAGATGGCGATGAACGCCCGGGCCCTCGGCATCAAGGTCATCGGGGTGACGTCGGTGGCCTATGCGGACGCGACCACGTCCCGGCACGCCTCCGGCGGCTTCCTCAAGGACCACTGCGACCTGGTGCTGGACAGCCGGATCCCGGTCGGCGACGCCGAGTTGACGATGCCGGGCATCGACGCGCCGTTCGCCCCCGCCTCGACGGTCGTCACCAGCACGATCATGCAGGCCGTAGTGGCGACGGCCGCGGGCGCCCTTGCCGAGCGGGGCATCGACCCGCCGCTGCTGCGCTCCGGGAACGTCGACGGCGGGCACGACTGGAACGCCCGCGTGATGAGCGAGTACGCGGACCGGATCTTCTACCGGCAGTGA
- the pdxH gene encoding pyridoxamine 5'-phosphate oxidase, producing MRAHYRAEGLVESDLAAGPYDQFARWFKDATVAGLHEPNAMVVSTADAAGRPSSRTVLLKAFDDRGFVFFTNYNSRKGRELAENPAVSLLFPWHPLARQVVVNGTAERIGRDETAAYFRTRPHGSQLGAWASDQSAPVASRDELEQAYEELAARYPEGEQVPAPPHWGGYRIAAETIEFWQGRLNRLHDRLRYVREDGSWRVERLAP from the coding sequence ATGCGTGCGCACTACCGCGCCGAGGGACTCGTCGAGTCCGACCTCGCCGCCGGCCCGTACGACCAGTTCGCGCGCTGGTTCAAGGACGCGACCGTGGCTGGTCTGCACGAGCCGAACGCGATGGTCGTCTCCACCGCGGACGCCGCCGGCCGGCCGAGCTCGCGGACCGTGCTCCTCAAGGCGTTCGACGACCGCGGCTTCGTGTTCTTCACCAACTACAACAGCCGGAAGGGTCGTGAACTGGCCGAAAATCCGGCCGTCTCGCTGCTCTTCCCGTGGCACCCGCTCGCCCGTCAGGTCGTGGTGAACGGCACCGCGGAACGCATCGGCCGGGACGAGACCGCGGCCTACTTCCGCACCCGCCCGCACGGCTCCCAGCTCGGCGCCTGGGCCAGCGACCAGTCCGCCCCGGTCGCCTCGCGCGACGAACTGGAGCAGGCCTACGAGGAATTGGCGGCCCGCTACCCGGAGGGCGAGCAGGTGCCGGCGCCGCCGCACTGGGGCGGCTACCGGATCGCCGCCGAGACGATCGAATTCTGGCAGGGCCGGCTCAACCGGCTGCACGACCGGCTGCGGTACGTGCGCGAGGACGGGTCCTGGCGGGTGGAGCGCCTGGCGCCCTGA
- a CDS encoding PAS domain-containing protein — MTASSASSASSAARCSADETDDSGLLAALLDGMDAALVAFAADGTVTHWNHEAERILGWTTTEAVGRTGLAGWAVRKEDADEIDAALAAAMRSPGRQVQEFALLTKDGHRVLVRTQASAVRGPGGRVAGVYCAFSEVHTQLDLERSIALSEALFEDASWGVVLIDADLRPAVVNAHAARALGVGRTALLGRPLGELLAQGVEEVECALQHVLAEGAPPAVAELWVTLRSEEAELPRRCWRSGFVRLASPLAEEPVPLGVAWLFQDVTDTKRAEQDSSLLRFRAHQLHRAGRAAADCPDPAEAAAVHLDFALAGFADHGLVDLAMTPAPKPYGAVAESDAFDDAYGDTYGHAYEDTYGDAEYGAAGYGDAQGAGEADDAGGAGAGAGAGAGGEGGAADEAADGSGTSDGSDGSDASDGSLPAGSPPSGFPSAGSPAAAVTRVDAGRRPRRGAPRLVRALASPAGSPGPSKTLPATGIPTPYVPGHPAFQAYERRGSVRTSAGPASPEGWAAARNWPDGTVHGLCVVLRSRGRTLGVATFLRAPARRPFDRADADYAEEVAARIATALDLAGAASL, encoded by the coding sequence GTGACTGCTTCGTCAGCTTCTTCTGCCTCGTCGGCGGCGCGCTGCTCCGCCGACGAGACCGATGACTCCGGTCTGCTCGCCGCGCTCCTGGACGGCATGGACGCCGCCCTGGTCGCCTTCGCCGCGGACGGCACCGTCACCCACTGGAACCACGAAGCCGAACGCATCCTGGGCTGGACCACCACCGAAGCCGTCGGCCGTACGGGCCTGGCCGGCTGGGCGGTCCGCAAGGAGGACGCCGACGAAATCGACGCCGCACTCGCGGCCGCCATGCGTTCCCCGGGCCGCCAGGTGCAGGAGTTCGCCCTGCTGACCAAGGACGGCCACCGCGTTCTGGTCCGCACCCAGGCCTCCGCGGTCCGCGGTCCCGGCGGCCGGGTCGCGGGGGTGTACTGCGCCTTCAGCGAGGTGCACACCCAGTTGGATCTCGAACGGTCCATCGCACTCAGCGAGGCCCTGTTCGAGGACGCGTCGTGGGGCGTGGTGCTGATAGACGCCGATCTGCGGCCCGCCGTCGTCAACGCGCATGCCGCCCGCGCCCTGGGCGTCGGACGCACCGCCCTGCTCGGTCGCCCCCTGGGCGAGCTGCTGGCCCAGGGCGTCGAGGAGGTGGAGTGCGCCCTGCAGCACGTCCTCGCCGAGGGCGCACCGCCGGCCGTGGCCGAGCTGTGGGTGACGCTGCGCTCCGAGGAGGCCGAGCTGCCGCGCCGGTGCTGGCGCAGCGGCTTCGTCCGGCTGGCCTCCCCGCTGGCGGAGGAGCCGGTGCCGCTGGGCGTGGCCTGGCTCTTCCAGGACGTCACGGACACCAAGCGCGCCGAGCAGGACAGCTCCCTGCTGCGCTTCCGCGCCCATCAGCTCCACCGGGCCGGCCGGGCGGCCGCCGACTGCCCCGACCCCGCCGAGGCCGCCGCCGTCCACCTCGACTTCGCCCTGGCGGGCTTCGCCGACCACGGCCTGGTCGACCTCGCCATGACCCCCGCACCGAAGCCGTACGGCGCGGTCGCCGAGAGCGATGCCTTCGACGACGCATACGGCGATACGTACGGCCACGCGTACGAGGACACGTACGGCGATGCCGAATACGGAGCGGCCGGATACGGCGATGCACAGGGCGCCGGGGAGGCCGACGACGCAGGCGGCGCCGGTGCTGGTGCTGGTGCCGGTGCCGGAGGGGAGGGCGGGGCGGCGGACGAAGCGGCCGACGGCTCCGGTACCTCCGACGGCTCCGACGGCTCCGACGCGTCCGACGGCTCCCTGCCGGCCGGCTCCCCGCCCTCCGGTTTCCCGTCGGCCGGCTCCCCGGCGGCCGCCGTCACCCGCGTGGATGCGGGTCGGCGCCCGCGGCGCGGCGCGCCCCGGCTGGTGCGGGCGTTGGCCTCCCCGGCCGGGTCGCCGGGGCCCTCGAAGACGCTGCCGGCGACCGGTATCCCCACGCCGTACGTGCCGGGGCACCCCGCGTTCCAGGCGTACGAGCGGCGCGGCTCGGTGCGTACGAGCGCCGGGCCGGCCTCGCCCGAGGGCTGGGCGGCGGCCCGCAACTGGCCGGACGGCACCGTCCACGGCCTGTGTGTGGTGCTGCGCAGCCGGGGCCGCACGCTCGGCGTCGCAACGTTTCTGCGGGCACCCGCGCGCCGCCCCTTCGACCGCGCGGACGCGGACTACGCCGAAGAGGTCGCGGCCCGGATCGCCACCGCCCTCGACCTCGCGGGCGCGGCGTCCCTCTGA